One Phaseolus vulgaris cultivar G19833 chromosome 11, P. vulgaris v2.0, whole genome shotgun sequence genomic window carries:
- the LOC137810740 gene encoding uncharacterized protein, with amino-acid sequence MMEQPRFYKHLQCNTMEPRNEEFQPGSQSIIQDHVDGMHSIRRPSDYSTSDVKPVLNYSIQTGEEFAFEFMRDRVNLRKPMFSNVSDSSSNYATGSMELKGISHAASESGSDISMLSKAEKGPTEFNRQGTSSHGDRSNYGSIRSIPRVSLNQENSRFVCGYGSSVGSDSSSMMKCLCSFGGRILPRPSDGKLRYVGGQTRILRLRKDISWQELMQKALLIYNLVHVLKYQLPGEDLDALVSVSSDEDLQNMMEECNLLEDRERSKKLRLFLFSMSDLEDAQFSLSSISDDSEVQYVVAVNGMDFGSINSSTPLGVSFSADDLHELERQTSHRETNRAAVESIRASDAPLTNKSDPSLTIHSSQAVLPNASNSYEVDQLSYGDQMAQFGEYSHQYFVHHGLNSTHSPVGETPIPVAPSLPNNQQGVQNEDHLSIGSQIQNSQLSAMHVKKISDNLIKRESDSEKVLSSETTSPAPLQTYDSGLKSNFPEASVVVTMPEGHLPSLPSTKKVQHKDYDEFSSTSSSAFVPAYVDSHANAIDLSCLHPPPLPERVYYSERTPREQVELLNRSSKSDDTHSSQIHVSDLLSDVNPEDPVTESGDNLHPTDELGNAEKPLNADGHTTDNGFSKNQMSKPLPDTNSLIKSKLSEHSDSELKPVLSSNEGTKDVETDNYHKGSQTKPLLDETETKTKTKDGKSDLTALHHVSSAKRLDDLASNLPEIDWGEASGKESSDGRMVQELPVSVTGNITKDVYQDFPQSVVSKQSQGDILIDIDDRFPRELLSVFSKAIHGEDPSSLHPLSGDGVGLSINMENHEPKRWSYFHKLAQGLDNVSLIDQDHLGFSPGIGKAEDNRTHHVMPLTTDGDPLHHEDSHLNFNEENPQDLHTRMETETTILKSNYNQSQLKDNESMQFDAMMENLRMQGSEFEDKFDVKNNNLPPPLDPSFGEIDISTVQVIKNEDLEELRELGSGTFGTVYHGKWRGTDVAIKRIKKSCFTGRSSEQERLTVEFWREADILSKLHHPNVVAFYGVVQHGPGGTMATVAEYMVDGSLRHVLLRKDRYLDRRKRLIIAMDAAFGMEYLHSKNIVHFDLKCDNLLVNLKDPLRPICKVGDFGLSKIKRNTLVTGGVRGTLPWMAPELLNGSSNKVSEKVDVFSFGIVLWEILTGEEPYANMHYGAIIGGIVNNTLRPTIPSNCDPEWRTLMEQCWAPNPAVRPSFTEIASRLRIMSAAASQTKTQGHKTSK; translated from the exons ATGATGGAACAGCCTAGATTCTACAAACACCTTCAATGCAATACCATGGAACCTAGAAATGAGGAGTTCCAGCCTGGATCTCAATCAATAATTCAGGACCATGTGGATGGCATGCATTCTATTAGACGACCATCTGACTATAGCACATCAGATGTTAAACCCGTACTTAATTATTCAATACAGACGGGTGAGGAATTTGCTTTTGAATTCATGCGAGATAGGGTGAATCTCAGGAAGCCCATGTTTTCAAATGTTAGTGATTCCTCTTCCAATTATGCAACTGGTAGCATGGAACTGAAAGGCATCAGCCATGCAGCTTCTGAAAGTGGATCAGACATTTCTATGCTATCCAAAGCTGAGAAAGGTCCAACAGAGTTTAACAGACAGGGTACATCATCACACGGAGACAGAAGCAATTATGGGTCAATTCGATCGATACCAAGAGTTTCATTGAATCAGGAGAATAGTCGATTTGTTTGTGGTTATGGCTCTTCTGTTGGTTCTGACAGCTCATCAATGATGAAGTGTCTTTGTAGCTTTGGTGGCAGAATATTGCCACGACCAAGTGATGGGAAGCTAAGGTATGTTGGAGGTCAAACTCGTATTCTTCGTCTAAGAAAGGACATATCTTGGCAGGAGCTTATGCAAAAAGCATTGTTAATCTATAATCTGGTTCATGTACTAAAATATCAACTTCCCGGGGAAGATCTTGATGCATTGGTATCAGTATCATCTGATGAGGATTTGCAGAATATGATGGAGGAATGTAATCTTCTAGAAGATAGAGAGCGCTCAAAAAAGCTTAGGCTGTTTTTGTTCTCAATGAGTGATTTGGAAGATGCTCAATTTTCTCTCAGCAGCATTAGTGATGACTCTGAGGTCCAATATGTTGTTGCTGTTAATGGCATGGACTTTGGATCAATAAACAGCTCAACCCCACTTGGTGTCAGTTTTTCAGCAGATGATCTGCATGAATTGGAAAGGCAAACCTCACATAGAGAGACTAACAGAGCTGCTGTAGAATCTATCAGGGCCAGCGATGCTCCCTTGACTAACAAATCTGATCCTTCGTTGACTATTCATTCTTCACAAGCAGTTCTACCAAATGCCTCAAATTCTTATGAAGTTGATCAACTATCTTATGGTGACCAAATGGCTCAATTTGGGGAATATAGTCATCAATATTTTGTTCACCATGGCCTTAATTCCACTCATAGCCCTGTTGGAGAGACTCCTATTCCTGTGGCTCCTTCTCTACCTAACAATCAACAAGGGGTTCAGAATGAAGACCATCTATCTATTGGATCACAAATTCAAAATTCTCAGTTATCTGCAATGCATGTGAAAAAGATAAGTGATAATTTAATTAAGCGAGAAAGTGACTCTGAAAAAGTTTTATCCTCAGAAACCACATCTCCAGCTCCCTTACAAACCTATGATAGTGGCTTAAAAAGTAATTTTCCTGAAGCATCGGTAGTAGTTACCATGCCTGAGGGACATCTACCTTCATTGCCTTCAACAAAAAAGGTGCAGCACAAGGATTATGATGAGTTCTCTTCTACTTCTAGCAGTGCATTTGTTCCTGCTTATGTTGATTCCCATGCCAATGCAATTGATTTGAGTTGTCTTCATCCTCCACCACTTCCTGAAAGAGTTTATTATTCAGAAAGAACTCCAAGGGAGCAAGTCGAGTTGCTGAATCGTTCCTCAAAGTCAGATGACACACATAGTTCTCAAATTCATGTCTCAGATTTACTTTCTGATGTCAACCCAGAGGACCCAGTAACAGAATCTGGGGACAACTTGCATCCAACTGATGAGTTGGGTAATGCAGAAAAGCCCTTGAATGCAGATGGCCATACCACTGACAATGGGTTTTCCAAAAATCAAATGAGCAAACCGTTGCCTGATACAAACAGTCTGATTAAGTCAAAACTATCTGAGCACTCAGACTCTGAGTTGAAGCCAGTGTTGTCAAGCAATGAAGGAACTAAAGATGTTGAAACTGATAATTATCATAAAGGTAGCCAAACCAAGCCTTTGCTTGACGAAACTGAAACCAAGACCAAAACCAAAGATGGTAAATCAGATCTTACTGCTTTGCATCATGTTTCCTCTGCTAAGCGTCTTGATGATCTAGCATCCAATCTGCCAGAGATTGATTGGGGTGAAGCCTCAGGGAAGGAATCTAGTGATGGTCGTATGGTACAAGAACTACCTGTATCTGTGACTGGGAACATAACCAAAGATGTTTATCAAGATTTCCCCCAAAGTGTTGTTTCCAAACAATCTCAAGGGGACATTCTTATTGACATTGATGATCGATTCCCCCGAGAATTGCTTTCAGTGTTTTCTAAAGCAATACATGGAGAAGATCCCTCCAGTCTGCACCCACTGTCCGGAGATGGAGTAGGCTTAAGCATAAATATGGAAAATCATGAGCCCAAAAGATGGTCATATTTTCACAAATTAGCGCAAGGGCTTGATAATGTCTCTCTTATTGATCAAGATCATCTTGGTTTTTCACCCGGGATAGGAAAAGCAGAAGATAATAGAACTCATCATGTTATGCCGCTAACAACTGATGGAGATCCCCTACATCATGAAGATTCCCATCTCAATTTTAATGAAGAAAATCCCCAGGACTTACATACAAGGATGGAAACTGAAACTACCATTCTGAAGTCTAATTATAATCAATCCCAACTTAAGGATAATGAGAGTATGCAGTTTGATGCTATGATGGAAAATTTAAGAATGCAAGGGTCAGAGTTTGAG GACAAATTTGATGTGAAAAATAACAACCTACCTCCACCCCTTGATCCTTCTTTCGGAGAGATTGACATTAGTACTGTGCAG GTCATTAAGAATGAAGATCTTGAAGAGCTGCGAGAACTAGGTTCTGGTACCTTTGGGACCGTGTATCATGGAAAATGGAGAGGAACAGATGTTGCtattaaaagaataaagaagAGCTGCTTCACGGGTCGGTCATCTGAACAAGAGAGATTG ACTGTAGAGTTTTGGCGGGAAGCTGACATTCTTTCCAAGCTTCATCATCCAAATGTGGTTGCATTTTATGGTGTGGTACAGCACGGACCAGGTGGTACAATGGCCACTGTGGCAGAATATATGGTGGATGGTTCTCTTAGGCATGTATTACTTCGCAAGGATAG GTATCTTGATCGTCGCAAGAGGCTGATAATTGCAATGGATGCAGCTTTTGGAATGGAATATTTGCACTCAAAAAACATTGTGCATTTTGACTTAAAATGTGACAATTTGCTTGTAAACTTGAAAGATCCTTTACGTCCAATATGCAAG GTTGGTGATTTTGGCTTATCAAAAATTAAGCGAAATACTTTGGTTACTGGTGGTGTGCGTGGGACATTACCTTGGATGGCACCAGAGCTTCTGAATGGCAGCAGCAATAAGGTCTCAGAAAAG GTTGATGTGTTCTCCTTTGGCATAGTATTGTGGGAAATTCTTACTGGTGAGGAGCCATATGCCAATATGCACTATGGTGCAATTATAG GTGGGATTGTAAATAACACATTAAGGCCAACCATCCCAAGTAACTGTGATCCTGAATGGAGAACACTAATGGAACAGTGTTGGGCTCCCAATCCTGCAGTCAGACCATCTTTCACAGAAATCGCCAGTCGTTTGCGCATAATGTCTGCAGCAGCAAGCCAAACCAAAACACAGGGCCATAAAACTTCTAAATGA